Proteins from one Coffea arabica cultivar ET-39 chromosome 8c, Coffea Arabica ET-39 HiFi, whole genome shotgun sequence genomic window:
- the LOC140013782 gene encoding uncharacterized protein produces the protein MEFMSFMEDAGVFDVGFSGASFTWSNNRRGRARVSKRLDRFLINGACLDISNVISVLHLPRHPSDHAPLKISFSDRSDHTPCPFRFLNVWTTKPELLEVIRHAWNQDVGGSPLRVLCSKLLATRRAIQSWNKQYFGNVFDAVRSAELEVQRAEEAMDQYVSEECQIQLSKAQAELRHALSIEEQFWSQKARVKWLKHGDRNSRYFHAVVRQRRAHGMIHRIKKSTGVWVDTNDDIASEAISYFSDLFTCSPESSSDMRHLIPTIISEEDNEKLEEVPSIEEVYRVVSSMDGDSAAGPDGFTGKFFTFAWEVIAQDVYNAILSFFCGAELPRFITSTSIVLIPKMPNPQDFSQYRPISLCNFFNKLLSRILADRVAYVLPKIISPQQTGFVQGRNITQNFLLAQEMVSGIGKKNRGGNVVMKLDMSKAYDRVAWYHIIGVLRRFGFGEIFIDLVWRLISNVWLSVIINGGSHGFFKSTRGLRQGDPLSPALFIIGAEVLSRGLNNLAMQSGFVGYKVPYGCPAITHLAFADDVLIFANGSSNSLKVIMQVLEAYQRCSGQLINVLKSCYLVHPSLSPARRRVIERTTKFTWQSFPIPYLGFPLYFGRCKSSYFGEACQSILGRIISWKSRMLSFGGKIVLIKHVLASMPVHLMSAAIIPSKVFRTIEKAFSTFIWGSSPEDSKFHWIRWSHMCYPVNEGGVGFRKLQDIYTAFSFKLWWNFRKGLSLWAVFMKAKYCRHLHPCQVEIKAMDSALWRRMVNVSRQVELSILWIAKDGACNFWYDNWLGGGALFHRATVVPNLSFGNFIINGHWDVNLLYQTLPIEMVPSILNHPIPEEGGESEVIWMPTTSGNFSIASAFQDIRQARNKSMVFDTIWHPQLPFKISFFMLRLMLGRLPVPDKLCKLGFHLPSKCFCCSSASEESIEHLFSNGQVASTVWNYFGASCGLSSPGSSLRPRIVGWWLSSHDSEIQRFIGHTLPSVVCWQIWKARNKAMFEDVQMRPLAICHAIFLEIQTMVGIQFKQVFRAQSFHHLYDWSYSSHTGVIYKLVRWETKNSDRFILNTDGCSKGNPGVSGGGGVLRNSNGIPLIGFSTYLGETTSLCAEARALLIGLQTCVHRGIDNLYVQSDSLILVAILQNRIQCPWKIRREIRQIWQFVKDPDRFSHCYREANKVADALSNVGVLHPEHQIKLYEAFSSFPTMARGALRLDRLGMPSIRKSRRMKG, from the coding sequence ATGGAATTCATGTCTTTTATGGAAGATGCCGGAGTCTTTGACGTAGGATTTTCTGGAGCTAGTTTCACGTGGTCTAATAATAGGAGAGGAAGAGCTCGGGTTTCAAAGAGGTTGGATAGGTTTTTAATCAATGGGGCTTGTTTGGATATCTCAAACGTAATTTCTGTGCTTCACCTACCTAGACACCCTTCAGACCATGCAccgttgaaaatttcattttctgacCGATCAGATCATACCCCATGCCCTTTCAGATTTTTGAACGTCTGGACAACCAAACCCGAACTCTTGGAGGTAATTCGCCATGCTTGGAACCAAGATGTGGGTGGTTCTCCACTGCGTGTTCTGTGCTCTAAATTATTGGCAACGAGGAgggcaattcaatcttggaacaAACAATACTTTGGGAATGTATTTGATGCTGTTCGTTCTGCGGAATTGGAGGTCCAACGCGCAGAGGAAGCTATGGATCAATATGTATCGGAGGAATGCCAAATTCAGCTTAGCAAGGCTCAGGCAGAGTTGCGGCATGCATTGTCAATTGAAGAGCAATTTTGGAGCCAAAAGGCCAGAGTCAAATGGCTTAAACACGGAGATCGTAATTCAAGGTATTTTCATGCGGTGGTAAGACAGAGACGTGCTCACGGAATGATACACCGCATCAAAAAGTCAACCGGTGTTTGGGTGGACACAAATGATGATATAGCATCTGAGGCAATATCATATTTCTCTGACCTATTCACGTGCTCTCCGGAGTCTTCCTCTGATATGCGGCACCTAATCCCAACCATAATTTCAGAAGAGGACAATGAAAAATTGGAAGAAGTTCCTTCGATTGAAGAAGTCTATCGAGTCGTTAGCTCAATGGATGGCGACAGTGCTGCTGGCCCAGATGGTTTCACTGGCAAATTTTTTACATTTGCCTGGGAAGTTATCGCCCAAGATGTTTATAATGCAATACTCAGTTTTTTCTGTGGGGCAGAGTTGCCTCGATTCATCACATCTACTTCCATTGTGTTAATTCCGAAGATGCCAAATCCTCAGGATTTTTCTCAATATAGGCCCATCAGTTTGTGCAACTTCTTCAACAAATTATTATCCAGGATCTTAGCTGATAGAGTTGCTTATGTTTTGCCCAAAATTATTTCACCCCAGCAGACAGGCTTTGTGCAGGGGCGTAATATAACACAAAACTTTCTGCTAGCTCAGGAGATGGTTTCGGGTATTGGGAAAAAGAATAGAGGAGGCAATGTGGTAATGAAGCTTGACATGTCTAAGGCATATGATCGGGTGGCATGGTATCATATTATTGGTGTTCTCAGGAGGTTTGGCTTCGGAGAAATATTTATTGATCTAGTATGGAGATTGATCTCTAACGTCTGGTTGTCGGTCATTATAAATGGGGGATCTCATGGTTTCTTTAAATCTACAAGAGGACTCCGTCAGGGTGATCCTTTATCGCCTGCATTATTCATTATAGGGGCTGAGGTATTATCTAGAGGATTGAATAATCTCGCCATGCAATCGGGTTTTGTGGGATACAAAGTTCCGTATGGATGTCCTGCTATAACTCATTTGGCGTTTGCGGATGACGTTCTCATATTTGCAAACGGATCTTCTAATTCTCTGAAGGTTATCATGCAGGTGCTAGAGGCGTATCAAAGGTGTTCGGGACAGCTAATAAATGTGCTAAAAAGTTGCTACCTAGTTCATCCTTCCTTATCACCGGCAAGACGAAGGgtgattgaacgcaccactaaGTTTACCTGGCAATCATTTCCAATTCCATATTTGGGATTTCCGCTTTATTTTGGGAGATGCAAATCATCATATTTTGGAGAAGCGTGTCAGTCTATTCTAGGGAGAATTATATCCTGGAAATCAAGGATGCTTTCATTTGGAGGGAAAATAGTTCTAATCAAACATGTCTTGGCATCGATGCCAGTACATCTGATGTCGGCTGCGATTATCCCAAGTAAGGTATTTAGAACTATAGAAAAGGCTTTCTCGACCTTCATATGGGGTTCATCACCCGAGGATTCAAAATTTCACTGGATACGTTGGTCCCATATGTGTTATCCGGTAAATGAGGGAGGGGTTGGATTTCGGAAGCTACAAGATATCTATACAGCCTTCTCATTCAAACTTTGGTGGAATTTTAGAAAAGGTTTGTCTTTATGGGCTGTATTCATGAAAGCAAAATACTGTAGACATCTCCATCCTTGTCAGGTAGAAATCAAGGCAATGGACTCCGCACTCTGGCGAAGGATGGTCAATGTGAGTCGACAAGTGGAACTCTCAATACTATGGATTGCCAAAGACGGGGCTTGTAATTTTTGGTACGATAACTGGTTGGGAGGTGGTGCTTTGTTCCACAGAGCGACCGTTGTCCCTAATTTGTCTTTTggtaatttcatcatcaatggTCACTGGGATGTGAATTTGTTATATCAGACACTGCCGATAGAAATGGTGCCCTCTATTTTAAATCACCCAATTCCAGAAGAAGGAGGTGAATCTGAAGTCATTTGGATGCCCACAAcatctggaaatttctctatAGCTTCGGCATTTCAGGATATTAGGCAAGCCCGTAACAAGTCTATGGTATTTGATACAATTTGGCATCCTCAGCTCcctttcaaaatttcattcttCATGTTACGATTGATGCTGGGGAGACTGCCAGTTCCAGATAAGTTATGCAAACTTGGTTTCCATTTACCCTCAAAGTGTTTTTGCTGCTCTTCGGCATCTGAGGAATCAATCGAACATTTGTTTTCTAATGGCCAAGTAGCGTCGacagtttggaattattttggagCCTCTTGTGGTTTGTCTTCTCCAGGGTCATCTTTGAGGCCCCGTATAGTTGGTTGGTGGCTCAGCTCACACGACTCTGAGATACAACGATTCATTGGACACACTCTACCCAGTGTTGTTTGTTggcaaatttggaaagcaagaaataaagcaatgttTGAGGATGTCCAGATGAGGCCGCTTGCCATTTGTCATGCCATTTTCTTGGAGATCCAGACCATGGTGGGTATTCAGTTCAAACAAGTGTTCAGAGCCCAGTCATTTCATCATTTGTATGATTGGTCGTATTCTTCTCATACTGGGGTTATTTACAAACTTGTTCGTTGGGAAACAAAGAACTCTGATCGGTTCATATTAAATACGGATGGATGTTCCAAGGGTAATCCAGGAGTGAGTGGAGGCGGTGGGGTTCTTCGGAATTCAAATGGCATACCTTTGATTGGCTTTTCGACATATCTTGGGGAAACTACAAGTCTATGTGCAGAGGCTCGTGCCCTCCTTATTGGGCTTCAAACTTGTGTACATAGGGGTATTGATAATCTCTATGTTCAATCCGATTCTTTGATATTAGTTGCAATTCTTCAGAATCGCATTCAGTGCCCCTGGAAGATTCGCCGAGAGATTAGGCAAATTTGGCAGTTTGTGAAAGACCCTGATCGGTTTTCACATTGTTACAGGGAAGCGAACAAAGTTGCAGATGCGCTGTCCAACGTGGGAGTATTGCATCCAGAGCATCAAATCAAGCTTTACGAGGCCTTTAGTTCATTCCCAACTATGGCACGTGGGGCACTTCGCCTTGATAGATTAGGAATGCCTTCAATTCGGAAAAGTAGGCGTATGAAGGGCTGA
- the LOC140013783 gene encoding cytosolic sulfotransferase 8-like: protein MSSSTEVEQKDDHFEEFFQRLQPKKPIEGGLLANYQGVWFDADLLQATLTFQKNFKANESDIILATMPKSGTTWLKALTISIVNRNNHSVDESPLLFSNPHYLVPFLEMYL from the coding sequence ATGTCATCTTCAACTGAAGTGGAGCAAAAAGATGAtcactttgaagagtttttccaAAGGTTGCAACCAAAGAAGCCGATAGAAGGGGGCTTGCTGGCTAATTACCAAGGGGTTTGGTTTGATGCAGATTTACTTCAAGCTACATTAACCTTTCAAAAGAATTTCAAAGCCAATGAGTCTGACATTATTTTGGCCACCATGCCGAAATCAGGCACCACATGGCTTAAAGCCCTCACCATCAGTATTGTTAACCGCAACAATCATTCAGTTGATGAGAGCCCTTTGCTCTTCTCCAACCCTCATTATCTGGTTCCTTTTCTCGAGATGTATCTGTAG
- the LOC140013295 gene encoding cytosolic sulfotransferase 14-like: protein MLATMPKSGTTWLKALTFSIVNRNNHSVDESPLLFSNPHYLVPFLEIYLYKDGNIPDIDSMPCPRILATHLPYQFLPSSILDCSNCRIIYLCRNPLDVFTSVLQFLLQNGRISSPSMSIDVPFEQFCQGIHPYGPFWDHCLGYWDASLKNPQKVLFLKYEDLKKDINSSVKKIADFLGYPFSAEEEEAGLVEEIAMLCSFENLKNLDCNKEGEIKAAFRAKHSSFFRKAEVGDWVNVLTPSMANRLEKLFQEKLGESGLTLEFNSK from the coding sequence ATGTTGGCCACCATGCCGAAATCAGGAACCACATGGCTTAAAGCCCTCACCTTCAGTATTGTTAACCGCAACAATCATTCAGTCGATGAGAGCCCTTTGCTCTTCTCCAACCCTCATTATCTCGTCCCTTTTCTCGAGATATATCTGTACAAGGATGGTAATATTCCCGATATAGACTCTATGCCTTGCCCACGAATCCTCGCTACTCACCTCCCTTATCAATTCCTTCCTAGCAGCATCTTGGATTGCTCCAATTGTCGAATCATCTACCTGTGCCGAAACCCTTTGGATGTGTTCACTTCAGTGTTGCAATTCTTACTGCAAAATGGTCGTATTTCAAGCCCATCGATGTCTATTGATGTACCTTTTGAACAGTTTTGTCAGGGCATACACCCGTATGGTCCATTCTGGGACCATTGTTTAGGATATTGGGATGCAAGCTTGAAAAACCCTCAAAAAGTGTTGTTTTTGAAGTATGAGGATCTAAAAAAGGATATCAATAGCTCCGTGAAGAAGATAGCTGACTTTTTAGGATATCCATTTTCAGCTGAGGAAGAGGAAGCCGGTTTGGTTGAAGAGATAGCAATGCTCTGCAGCTTCGAAAATCTTAAGAATTTGGACTGTAACAAGGAGGGGGAGATAAAAGCCGCTTTTAGAGCCAAGCATAGTTCCTTTTTCAGGAAGGCAGAAGTTGGTGACTGGGTAAATGTACTAACTCCTTCCATGGCCAACCGACTTGAAAAATTGTTTCAAGAAAAGCTTGGGGAATCCGGGTTGACGCTGGAATTCAACAGCAAATAG
- the LOC113707122 gene encoding cytosolic sulfotransferase 15-like yields MSSSTEVEQKDDHFEELFQRLQPKKPVAGGLVANYQGVWFYADLLQATLTFQKHFKAIDSDIILASMPKSGTTWLKALTFSIVNRNNHSVDDSPLLFSNPHYLVPFLEIYLYKDGNIPDIDSMPCPRILATHLPYQFLPSSILDCSNCRIIYLCRNPLDVFTSLLQFLLQNGLISSPSMSIDVPFEEFCQGIHPYGPFWDHCLGYWDASLKNPQKVLFLKYEDLKKDVNSSVKKIADFLGYPFSAEEQEAGLVEEIAMLCSFENLKNLDCNKEGEIHGAFRVKHSSFFRKAEVGDWVNVLTPSMANRLEKLFQEKLGESGLTLEIKSK; encoded by the coding sequence ATGTCATCTTCAACTGAAGTGGAGCAAAAAGATGATCACTTTGAAGAGCTCTTCCAGAGGTTGCAACCAAAGAAGCCTGTAGCAGGGGGCCTGGTGGCTAATTACCAAGGCGTTTGGTTTTATGCAGACTTGCTTCAAGCCACATTAACCTTTCAAAAGCACTTCAAAGCCATTGACTCTGACATTATTTTGGCCAGCATGCCGAAATCGGGAACCACATGGCTTAAAGCCCTCACCTTCAGTATTGTTAACCGCAACAATCATTCAGTCGATGACAGCCCTTTGCTCTTCTCCAACCCTCATTATCTCGTCCCTTTTCTCGAGATATATCTGTACAAGGATGGTAATATTCCCGATATAGACTCTATGCCTTGCCCACGAATCCTCGCTACTCACCTCCCTTATCAATTCCTTCCTAGCAGCATCTTGGATTGCTCCAATTGTCGAATCATCTACCTGTGCCGAAACCCTTTGGATGTGTTCACTTCGTTGTTGCAATTCTTGCTGCAAAATGGTCTTATTTCAAGCCCATCGATGTCTATTGATGTAccttttgaagagttttgtcagGGCATACACCCGTATGGTCCATTTTGGGACCATTGTTTGGGATATTGGGATGCAAGCTTGAAAAACCCTCAAAAAGTGTTGTTTTTGAAGTATGAGGATCTAAAAAAGGATGTCAATAGCTCCGTGAAGAAGATAGCCGACTTTTTAGGATATCCATTTTCAGCTGAGGAACAGGAAGCCGGTTTGGTTGAAGAAATAGCAATGCTCTGCAGCTTCGAAAATCTTAAGAATTTGGACTGTAACAAGGAGGGGGAGATACACGGCGCTTTTAGAGTTAAGCATAGTTCCTTTTTCAGGAAGGCAGAAGTTGGTGATTGGGTAAATGTACTAACTCCTTCCATGGCCAACCGACTTGAAAAATTGTTTCAAGAAAAGCTTGGGGAATCCGGGTTGACGCTGGAAATCAAGAGCAAATAG